One genomic segment of Belonocnema kinseyi isolate 2016_QV_RU_SX_M_011 chromosome 2, B_treatae_v1, whole genome shotgun sequence includes these proteins:
- the LOC117167252 gene encoding threonylcarbamoyladenosine tRNA methylthiotransferase, with product MTAPCIDIIDDIEDLISSQDITPKERYSSKKKVTIRAKRKLDQEIAPEPQIYSSIIPGTQTIFVKTWGCTHNSSDSEYMAGQLAAYGYNLTEDKNRADLWLLNSCTVKNPAEDHFKNEIEAGRKLGKHVVVAGCVPQGAPKSGFIQGLSMIGVQQIDRVVEVVEETLKGNTVRFLGQKKESGKKIGGASLDLPKVRRNPLIEIIAINTGCLNQCTYCKTKHARGELGSYPPEQIVERAKQAFEEGVCELWLTSEDTGAYGKDIGTSLPELLWKLVEVIPDGCMMRIGMTNPPYILEHLEEISKILKHPRVYSFLHVPVQSGSDQVLLDMKREYTRANFEHVVEFLQSKVPGVTIATDIICGFPTETDLDFSYTMTLCEKYKFPSLFINQFFPRPGTPAARMTRIPTQDVKKRTKKLSDFFQSYEPYGHKVGSVQKVLVTETSHDKLHYVGHNKFYEQVLVPMKEEFMGKMVTVEIVSATKHSMKGEPLDEGVSPALKPSLGKGIVSGVPVEMRPSIFRMVAVVGIFFAVFARILWKFLAINL from the exons ATGACTGCTCCGTGTATCGATATCATTGATGATATTGAAGATTTAATATCTTCTCAAGATATCACTCCAAAGGAACGATACagtagcaaaaaaaaagttacgATACGAGCTAAACGAAAACTGGATCAAGAAATAGCACCAGAGCCTCAAATTTATTCGAGTATAATTCCAG GAACtcaaactatttttgtaaagaCTTGGGGATGCACCCATAACAGCTCAGATAGTGAATACATGGCAGGTCAGCTTGCTGCCTATGGTTACAATTTAACAGAAGACAAAAATCGTGCAGATTTGTGGCTTCTAAATTCCTGCACTGTTAAAAATCCAGCCGAGGACcacttcaaaaatgaaatagaggCTGGCAGAAAACTCGGAAAGCATGTTGTGGTTGCTGG TTGTGTGCCGCAAGGTGCACCAAAATCTGGATTCATCCAAGGCCTAAGCATGATCGGAGTCCAACAAATCGACCGAGTCGTTGAAGTTGTCGAAGAAACCCTGAAAGGAAACACAGTTCGCTTTTTGGGTCAAAAGAAAGAATCTGGCAAAAAAATAGGCGGAGCCTCTCTCGATCTTCCCAAGGTCCGACGGAATCCTCTGATTGAAATAATAGCAATCAATACCGGCTGTTTGAATCAGTGCACTTATTGTAAAACGAAACACGCGAGAGGTGAATTAGGAAGTTATCCTCCCGAACAAATTGTCGAGCGAGCAAAGCAAGCTTTCGAGGAAGGTGTATGCGAATTATGGTTGACTTCCGAAGACACCGGAGCCTACGGAAAGGACATTGGCACCAGCCTCCCAGAATTACTTTGGAAATTGGTTGAGGTGATTCCAGACGGTTGCATGATGCGAATCGGCATGACGAATCCACCCTACATCCTCGAACATTTGGAAGAGATAAGCAAAATTCTAAAACATCCGAGAGTCTACAGCTTTCTTCATGTGCCGGTCCAATCTGGCAGCGATCAGGTTCTTTTAGACATGAAAAGAGAGTACACGCGAGCTAATTTTGAACATGTGGTcgaatttttacaatcaaaagtGCCAGGAGTTACAATCGCGACTGATATTATTTGTGGATTTCCGACGGAAACGGATCTCGATTTTTCGTACACGATGACGCTCTGTGAGAAGTACAAGTTCCCAAGTTTATTCATCAATCAGTTTTTCCCGAGACCGGGAACACCGGCAGCCAGGATGACGAGAATCCCGACGCAGGACGTGAAGAAGAGGACGAAAAAGCTGTCGGACTTTTTCCAGTCTTATGAACCCTATGGGCACAAAGTCGGATCCGTGCAGAAGGTTCTTGTGACTGAAACTTCCCATGACAAATTGCACTACGTGGGTCATAATAAGTTCTATGAACAAGTTTTGGTACCTATGAAGGAGGAATTCATGGGGAAAATGGTGACTGTTGAGATTGTTTCGGCCACGAAGCATTCGATGAAGGGGGAGCCACTTGATGAGGGAGTTTCGCCTGCCTTGAAACCCAGCTTGGGGAAAGGAATTGTTTCTGGAGTTCCGGTAGAAATGCGACCCTCGATTTTCAGAATGGTGGCTGTCGTCGGAATATTTTTCGCGGTTTTTGCAAGAATTTTATGGAAGTTTTTGGCAATAAATTTGTAA
- the LOC117168361 gene encoding uncharacterized protein LOC117168361 isoform X1: MMNFFRKFIPGSNLPSESPSLEQLKKHTSDYKVEIFFFNLLTREWAESISGSLTIDKFGKPIRSFIIIKTEASYPYNFIRKITRDFDLIPKDEKTWMLRVSLQTKNSEYKEHNMIACRFSTPEIARKFNTSIKSIQVGDKIGFDSLTFRLEIIRKIHEREILEKEAALFANFSSWDDLINGKYYQSFYNKGDSFRCTAEVREFNYSAKKWSNLFLGVVKIENLKNTGQTILTVIENEDFLRHEITLDIELIAIDDRTWMWRGYKKCEKEVKSLLIGCRFISIKVARSFMEAVIKAQVHAPSRCAFRDEYMSAIFKKEFEIIVEENQAALESNFPGEYEITELEDKKIPNLEDARLPSTSKEDSLERELTENLSKFPKTVSSISLSSFSISSEKSSLRNQSNMEILGEFKAEFFCFDSFTKKWKDNGKGAMKILRNVEIPKIIIAIKPEQSEEKIVSKITLDFQLIEKDPRIFIWRTNIKDMKDSLLAIRFENREIAKELKNAVRTIQDLYAPELPSDEFELEILKKLYEAETEENSIAWEADFPSHVDLSWLGASNITKLRDNSETCETRLSKGALFASKADLYKFDNNSREWKRVTALPGFVSIKRKRFQEFQKTLIYAVSDEFKGRIVVKCEIGSNLDLKLKNKTTYIFRGYVEFENGDLESFLVASRFPNSETARSFKKIVEEVQQYSPWRCFVRDQFLAEILKKESESVIEENEIALNSNLREDLEEVEN; the protein is encoded by the coding sequence ATGATGAACTTCTTCAGAAAATTTATCCCAGGTTCAAACTTACCATCAGAATCTCCATCCCTCGAACAGTTAAAAAAGCACACAAGTGACTacaaagtagaaatttttttcttcaatctcCTAACTCGAGAATGGGCAGAAAGTATTTCAGGCTCTCTCACCATCGACAAATTTGGAAAACCCATAAGGTCATTCATCATAATAAAAACAGAGGCATCATATCCTTACAATTTCATCCGAAAAATAACTCGAGATTTTGATTTAATCCCCAAAGACGAAAAAACATGGATGCTTCGAGTTTCACTACAAACTAAAAATTCGGAATATAAAGAACATAACATGATAGCTTGTAGATTTTCAACTCCGGAAATAGCAAGAAAATTCAATACTTCAATCAAAAGCATTCAAGTTGGAGACAAAATAGGTTTTGATAGTTTGACTTTTCGAttagaaattattagaaaaatacacGAGCGAGAAATTCTGGAAAAAGAGGCTGCTTTGTTTGCGAATTTTTCATCTTGGGATGATTTAATTAATGGGAAATATTATCAAAGCTTTTATAATAAAGGAGATTCTTTTCGATGTACAGCTGAGGTTCGTGAATTTAATTACAGTGCCAAAAAATGGAGTAACCTTTTCTTAGGAgtagtgaaaattgaaaatttgaaaaatactggACAAACGATTCTCACCGTTATAGAGAATGAAGACTTTTTGAGACACGAAATAACTTTAGATATTGAATTAATCGCTATTGATGATAGAACCTGGATGTGGAGGGggtataaaaaatgtgaaaaagaagtGAAAAGTCTTTTGATTGGATGTCGATTTATAAGTATAAAAGTTGCCAGAAGTTTTATGGAAGCTGTGATTAAAGCTCAAGTTCATGCACCTTCAAGATGTGCTTTTCGAGATGAGTACATGAgtgcaattttcaaaaaggaattcgAAATTATCGTGGAAGAAAATCAAGCTGCTTTGGAATCAAATTTTCCCGGGGAATATGAAATTACTGAATTAGAGgataaaaaaatcccaaatttgGAAGATGCTCGTCTTCCCAGTACATCGAAAGAAGATTCTCTTGAGAGAGAATTAACAGAGAACTTGAGTAAATTCCCAAAAACAGTTTCTTCTATTTCTCTctcttctttttctatttcttccgAGAAGAGTTCTTTAAGAAATCAATCAAACATGGAAATTTTGGGCGAGTTCAAAGctgagtttttttgttttgattcctTCACAAAAAAGTGGAAAGACAACGGTAAAGGGGCGATGAAGATATTAAGGAATGTAGAAATAccgaaaataattattgcaatcaAACCCGAGCAATCCGAAgagaaaattgtttctaaaataacATTAGATTTTCAGTTGATAGAAAAGGATCCAAGAATTTTCATCTGGAGAACTAATATCAAGGACATGAAAGATTCTTTGTTGGCGATCAGATTCGAAAATCGCGAAATTGCTAAAGAGTTAAAAAATGCGGTAAGAACTATTCAAGATTTGTATGCACCTGAACTTCCGAGCGATGAATTcgaattggaaattttgaaaaaattgtacgaGGCTGAAACAGAAGAAAATTCGATAGCTTGGGAAGCGGATTTTCCTTCTCATGTAGATCTTTCCTGGCTTGGTGCATCGAATATAACAAAATTGAGAGACAATTCTGAAACTTGTGAAACGAGACTTAGTAAAGGGGCCCTTTTTGCTTCTAAAGCTGATTTgtataaatttgataataattcgAGAGAGTGGAAAAGAGTGACTGCACTTCCAgggtttgtttcaattaaaagaaaacgaTTTCAGGAGTTtcagaaaacattaatttatgcTGTTTCGGATGAATTTAAAGGGAGGATTGTTGTAAAGTGTGAAATAGGTAGTAATTtagatttgaagttgaaaaataagACAACCTATATTTTTAGAGGGTATGTGGAGTTTGAGAATGGAGATTTGGAGAGTTTTTTGGTTGCGTCTCGATTTCCAAATTCGGAAACTgcgagaagttttaaaaaaattgtagaagagGTGCAGCAATATTCTCCTTGGAGGTGTTTTGTTCGTGATCAATTTTTagcggaaattttaaaaaaagagagtgaaAGTGTGATTGAGGAaaatgaaattgctttgaattcgAATCTTCGTGAAGACTTGGAAGAAGTTGAGAATTAA
- the LOC117168361 gene encoding uncharacterized protein LOC117168361 isoform X2, which yields MMNFFRKFIPGSNLPSESPSLEQLKKHTSDYKVEIFFFNLLTREWAESISGSLTIDKFGKPIRSFIIIKTEASYPYNFIRKITRDFDLIPKDEKTWMLRVSLQTKNSEYKEHNMIACRFSTPEIARKFNTSIKSIQVGDKIGFDSLTFRLEIIRKIHEREILEKEAALFANFSSWDDLINGKYYQSFYNKGDSFRCTAEVREFNYSAKKWSNLFLGVVKIENLKNTGQTILTVIENEDFLRHEITLDIELIAIDDRTWMWRGYKKCEKEVKSLLIGCRFISIKVARSFMEAVIKAQVHAPSRCAFRDEYMSAIFKKEFEIIVEENQAALESNFPGEYEITELEDKKIPNLEDARLPSTSKEDSLERELTENLSKFPKTVSSISLSSFSISSEKSSLRNQSNMEILGEFKAEFFCFDSFTKKWKDNGKGAMKILRNVEIPKIIIAIKPEQSEEKIVSKITLDFQLIEKDPRIFIWRTNIKDMKDSLLAIRFENREIAKELKNAGNDWHEET from the coding sequence ATGATGAACTTCTTCAGAAAATTTATCCCAGGTTCAAACTTACCATCAGAATCTCCATCCCTCGAACAGTTAAAAAAGCACACAAGTGACTacaaagtagaaatttttttcttcaatctcCTAACTCGAGAATGGGCAGAAAGTATTTCAGGCTCTCTCACCATCGACAAATTTGGAAAACCCATAAGGTCATTCATCATAATAAAAACAGAGGCATCATATCCTTACAATTTCATCCGAAAAATAACTCGAGATTTTGATTTAATCCCCAAAGACGAAAAAACATGGATGCTTCGAGTTTCACTACAAACTAAAAATTCGGAATATAAAGAACATAACATGATAGCTTGTAGATTTTCAACTCCGGAAATAGCAAGAAAATTCAATACTTCAATCAAAAGCATTCAAGTTGGAGACAAAATAGGTTTTGATAGTTTGACTTTTCGAttagaaattattagaaaaatacacGAGCGAGAAATTCTGGAAAAAGAGGCTGCTTTGTTTGCGAATTTTTCATCTTGGGATGATTTAATTAATGGGAAATATTATCAAAGCTTTTATAATAAAGGAGATTCTTTTCGATGTACAGCTGAGGTTCGTGAATTTAATTACAGTGCCAAAAAATGGAGTAACCTTTTCTTAGGAgtagtgaaaattgaaaatttgaaaaatactggACAAACGATTCTCACCGTTATAGAGAATGAAGACTTTTTGAGACACGAAATAACTTTAGATATTGAATTAATCGCTATTGATGATAGAACCTGGATGTGGAGGGggtataaaaaatgtgaaaaagaagtGAAAAGTCTTTTGATTGGATGTCGATTTATAAGTATAAAAGTTGCCAGAAGTTTTATGGAAGCTGTGATTAAAGCTCAAGTTCATGCACCTTCAAGATGTGCTTTTCGAGATGAGTACATGAgtgcaattttcaaaaaggaattcgAAATTATCGTGGAAGAAAATCAAGCTGCTTTGGAATCAAATTTTCCCGGGGAATATGAAATTACTGAATTAGAGgataaaaaaatcccaaatttgGAAGATGCTCGTCTTCCCAGTACATCGAAAGAAGATTCTCTTGAGAGAGAATTAACAGAGAACTTGAGTAAATTCCCAAAAACAGTTTCTTCTATTTCTCTctcttctttttctatttcttccgAGAAGAGTTCTTTAAGAAATCAATCAAACATGGAAATTTTGGGCGAGTTCAAAGctgagtttttttgttttgattcctTCACAAAAAAGTGGAAAGACAACGGTAAAGGGGCGATGAAGATATTAAGGAATGTAGAAATAccgaaaataattattgcaatcaAACCCGAGCAATCCGAAgagaaaattgtttctaaaataacATTAGATTTTCAGTTGATAGAAAAGGATCCAAGAATTTTCATCTGGAGAACTAATATCAAGGACATGAAAGATTCTTTGTTGGCGATCAGATTCGAAAATCGCGAAATTGCTAAAGAGTTAAAAAATGCG